In Myxococcus guangdongensis, one genomic interval encodes:
- a CDS encoding methionine ABC transporter ATP-binding protein → MIELRGISKVYRQGGREVSALQDVTLRVDPGEVFGVLGQSGAGKSTLIRCVNLLERPTQGRVRVNGKEMLSLSPDELRQARQGIGMIFQHFNLFSSQTVAQNVAYPLEVAGLSREQIRERVAELLSLVGLSDKAEVYPSRLSGGQKQRVGIARALAPRPRILLSDEATSSLDPETTRSVLSLLKDLNRQLGLTILLITHQMEVVKAICDSVAVLEQGRLVEQGKVVELLSRPGTHLHELCYPPFATGEASVLRGGQRVSLSLSGEHSTRPILSTLARRFDVDAHLLEGSLERVGEARVGRLLFELTGAPDAVSQALAFLREQGLTSEEAAHAW, encoded by the coding sequence ATGATTGAGTTGCGCGGTATCAGCAAGGTGTACAGGCAGGGCGGGCGCGAGGTGTCGGCGCTCCAGGACGTGACGCTGCGGGTGGACCCGGGCGAGGTGTTCGGCGTGCTCGGACAGAGCGGCGCCGGCAAGTCCACGCTCATCCGCTGCGTCAACCTGCTGGAGCGCCCCACCCAGGGGCGCGTGCGGGTGAACGGGAAGGAGATGCTGTCCCTGAGTCCCGATGAGCTGCGCCAGGCGCGGCAGGGCATCGGGATGATTTTTCAGCACTTCAACCTGTTCTCCTCGCAGACGGTGGCGCAGAACGTCGCCTACCCGCTGGAGGTGGCGGGCCTGTCGCGAGAGCAGATTCGCGAGCGTGTCGCGGAGCTGCTCTCGCTGGTGGGGTTGTCGGACAAGGCGGAGGTGTATCCCTCGCGGCTGTCGGGCGGGCAGAAGCAGCGGGTGGGAATCGCGCGGGCGCTCGCGCCGCGTCCGCGCATCCTGCTGTCGGACGAGGCGACGTCGTCCCTGGACCCGGAGACGACGCGCTCGGTGCTGTCGCTCCTGAAGGACCTGAATCGGCAGCTGGGGCTCACCATCCTGCTCATCACCCACCAGATGGAGGTGGTGAAGGCCATCTGCGACTCGGTGGCGGTGCTGGAGCAGGGCCGGCTGGTGGAGCAGGGCAAGGTGGTGGAGCTCCTGTCGCGGCCGGGCACGCATCTGCATGAGCTGTGCTACCCGCCGTTCGCCACGGGTGAGGCGTCGGTGCTGCGAGGCGGGCAGCGGGTGTCGCTGTCCCTGTCGGGTGAGCACTCGACGCGCCCCATCCTGTCCACGCTGGCGCGACGGTTCGACGTGGACGCGCACCTGTTGGAGGGCTCGCTGGAGCGCGTGGGTGAAGCGCGCGTGGGGCGGCTGTTGTTCGAGCTCACGGGCGCGCCGGACGCGGTGAGCCAGGCGCTGGCGTTCCTGCGGGAGCAGGGCCTGACGTCCGAGGAGGCCGCCCATGCCTGGTGA
- a CDS encoding TolC family protein — translation MSLVSAALSLVLAASPSEAWSLERVVSEALARSPEVAAAQAEEQGAEGVRATDGRWPRANPSVELALVTDALTGDTGEQRAELVLSQSLEVAGQSGLRVARASEALEAARARRHAVMLSASAGAVESAVELERREARAALARESLELTREMEAATVRRFAAGDVSELDRNAAALERARAEARSAQAGAEVVAARAELNRRLGRSMDSALRVSLVDTATQPLPSSLEGEPPSLVAARADVAAAGSEVDLLRRERIPSPTVSLGYERERRPESHGALSDVHTGHLLIARLSVPLPLWDRNQPELAQARARRKVREAEQVAREREVSAEQAVARATFDAARSAHEALVAVRPSVDRNLELVRRAYEAGELGLDALFLARDRAFAVAGEGVDAAAALVRARVALLRSVGRLPTGQVPE, via the coding sequence ATGTCGCTCGTGTCCGCTGCCTTGTCGCTCGTGCTGGCCGCCTCGCCCTCGGAGGCGTGGTCACTGGAGCGTGTGGTGTCGGAGGCGCTGGCGCGCAGTCCGGAGGTCGCGGCGGCGCAAGCGGAGGAGCAGGGCGCCGAGGGTGTGCGCGCGACGGATGGACGCTGGCCCCGCGCGAATCCTTCCGTCGAGCTGGCGCTGGTCACGGATGCGCTCACGGGAGACACCGGCGAGCAGCGCGCGGAGCTCGTGTTGAGTCAGTCCCTGGAGGTCGCAGGACAGTCGGGGCTCCGTGTGGCGCGTGCGAGCGAAGCTCTGGAGGCAGCCCGTGCACGACGTCACGCCGTGATGCTGAGTGCTTCGGCGGGCGCGGTGGAGTCGGCCGTGGAGCTGGAGCGTCGTGAGGCGCGCGCGGCGCTGGCGCGTGAGTCGCTCGAGCTGACGCGGGAGATGGAGGCGGCCACGGTGCGTCGCTTCGCGGCGGGAGATGTGTCGGAGCTGGACCGCAATGCCGCGGCCCTGGAGCGCGCGCGTGCGGAGGCACGCTCGGCACAGGCCGGGGCGGAGGTGGTGGCGGCTCGGGCCGAATTGAATCGTCGACTGGGGCGCTCGATGGACTCGGCCTTGCGTGTCTCGCTCGTGGACACCGCGACCCAGCCGCTGCCCTCGTCACTGGAGGGCGAGCCTCCGAGCCTGGTCGCGGCGCGCGCCGACGTGGCCGCCGCGGGCTCGGAGGTGGACCTGCTGCGCCGGGAGCGCATCCCGAGTCCGACGGTGTCCCTCGGCTACGAGCGTGAGCGGCGGCCGGAGTCCCATGGTGCACTCTCGGATGTGCACACCGGGCACCTGCTCATCGCGCGGCTCTCGGTGCCGCTGCCGCTGTGGGACCGCAACCAGCCGGAGCTGGCTCAGGCGCGAGCCCGACGCAAGGTGCGTGAGGCGGAGCAGGTGGCGCGGGAGCGGGAGGTGTCCGCGGAGCAGGCCGTGGCGCGGGCGACGTTCGATGCGGCGCGCTCGGCGCACGAGGCCCTGGTGGCGGTGCGTCCCTCGGTGGACCGGAATCTGGAGCTGGTGCGCCGCGCGTACGAGGCGGGAGAGCTGGGGCTGGATGCGCTGTTCCTCGCGCGGGACAGGGCGTTCGCCGTGGCGGGGGAAGGGGTGGATGCGGCGGCCGCGCTCGTCCGGGCCCGGGTGGCCTTGCTGCGCTCGGTGGGCCGGCTCCCGACGGGACAGGTGCCGGAATGA
- a CDS encoding trans-sulfuration enzyme family protein has translation MKLATALVHAGTRRDPATGAIAVPVYHSATYQHPALGQSTGYDYSRTKNPTRAALEDALAQLEGGARGLAFASGMAALHAALSLFGPEDHVVLTEDLYGGTFRLVDRLLHLPHTFVDTTKPEAVRAALRPNTRAVVVETPTNPLMKSADLPALVALTREAGVLLIVDNTFLTPYLQRPLELGADIVVHSATKYLAGHNDVVAGALVVRDAALGEKLAYIQNGIGAILGPQDAYLVIRGLKTLALRMERHQSNAREVAAFLSGHPKVERVHYSGQGGMLSFSVKDAALVPQVLAGVRLCLFAESLGGVETLITFPATQTHADIPVARREQLGITDRLLRLSVGIEDCHDIISDLAQALDGLSRSEDVRHPAPAHRP, from the coding sequence ATGAAGCTCGCCACCGCCCTCGTCCACGCCGGCACCCGCCGCGACCCGGCCACCGGCGCCATCGCCGTCCCCGTCTACCACTCGGCCACCTACCAACACCCCGCGCTCGGCCAGTCCACCGGCTACGACTACTCCCGCACCAAGAACCCCACCCGCGCCGCGCTGGAGGACGCGCTCGCCCAGCTCGAGGGTGGAGCCCGGGGGCTCGCCTTCGCGTCCGGCATGGCCGCGCTGCACGCCGCGCTCAGCCTCTTCGGCCCCGAGGACCACGTGGTCCTCACCGAGGACCTCTACGGCGGCACGTTCCGCCTCGTGGACCGACTGCTCCACCTGCCCCACACCTTCGTGGACACGACGAAGCCGGAGGCGGTGCGCGCGGCGCTGCGCCCCAACACCCGCGCGGTGGTGGTGGAGACGCCCACCAACCCGCTGATGAAGTCGGCGGACCTGCCCGCGCTGGTGGCGCTCACGCGTGAGGCGGGCGTGCTGCTCATCGTCGACAACACCTTCCTCACGCCGTACCTCCAGCGCCCGCTGGAGCTGGGCGCGGACATCGTCGTGCACTCGGCCACCAAGTACCTGGCCGGTCACAACGACGTCGTCGCCGGCGCGCTCGTGGTCCGCGACGCGGCGCTCGGCGAAAAGCTCGCGTACATCCAGAACGGCATCGGCGCCATCCTCGGGCCGCAGGACGCGTACCTGGTCATCCGCGGACTCAAGACGCTCGCGCTGCGCATGGAGCGCCACCAGTCCAACGCGCGCGAGGTGGCCGCGTTCCTGTCCGGCCACCCCAAGGTGGAGCGCGTCCACTACTCGGGCCAGGGCGGCATGTTGTCCTTCAGCGTGAAGGACGCGGCCCTCGTCCCCCAGGTGCTCGCCGGCGTGCGCCTGTGCCTCTTCGCCGAGTCGCTGGGCGGCGTCGAGACGCTCATCACCTTCCCCGCCACGCAGACCCACGCGGACATCCCCGTCGCGCGCCGGGAACAGCTTGGCATCACTGACCGACTGCTTCGCCTCTCCGTGGGTATCGAGGACTGCCATGACATCATCTCCGACCTGGCCCAGGCGCTCGACGGGCTCTCCCGCTCCGAAGACGTTCGCCACCCGGCTCCTGCACACCGGCCATGA
- the cysK gene encoding cysteine synthase A, with translation MPHNIYPDVTQLIGRTPIVRLSRIGTPEEATVLAKVEFFNPGGSVKDRIGLAMLEDAENHGRLRPGMTIVEPTSGNTGVALAMVAAVKGYRIVLTMPESMSVERRRILEAYGAELVLTPAAKGMNGAVEAADELLKQLGDKGFMPQQFRNPSNPEIHRRTTAKEILGDLDVTKLDAFVAGIGTGGTITGAGGVLKKANPRLQVIAVEPLRSPLLTEGKAGPHRIQGIGANFVPEVLDRAVYDEVIDVSDVDAYVAAKDLARKEGLLVGISSGAALHAARQVARRLGPGKTVLTVLPDTGERYWSLFAAFAEELAKTPQGVGG, from the coding sequence ATGCCCCACAACATCTACCCCGACGTGACGCAGCTCATCGGCCGCACGCCCATCGTCCGCCTGTCGCGCATCGGCACACCGGAGGAGGCCACGGTGCTGGCCAAGGTCGAGTTCTTCAACCCGGGCGGCAGCGTGAAGGACCGCATCGGCCTGGCCATGCTCGAGGACGCGGAGAACCACGGCCGACTGCGTCCAGGCATGACGATTGTCGAGCCCACCAGCGGCAACACCGGCGTGGCGCTCGCGATGGTCGCCGCGGTGAAGGGCTACCGCATCGTCCTCACCATGCCGGAGAGCATGAGCGTGGAGCGTCGGCGCATCCTCGAAGCCTATGGCGCGGAGCTGGTGCTCACGCCCGCGGCCAAGGGGATGAACGGAGCCGTCGAGGCGGCCGACGAGCTGCTCAAGCAGTTGGGCGACAAGGGCTTCATGCCGCAGCAGTTCCGCAACCCGTCCAACCCGGAGATCCACCGCCGCACCACGGCGAAGGAGATTCTGGGGGATTTGGACGTGACGAAGCTGGACGCCTTCGTCGCGGGCATCGGCACGGGCGGCACCATCACCGGCGCGGGCGGTGTTTTGAAGAAGGCCAACCCGCGGCTACAGGTCATCGCCGTGGAGCCGCTGCGCTCGCCGCTGCTCACCGAGGGCAAGGCGGGGCCGCACCGCATCCAGGGCATCGGCGCCAACTTCGTGCCCGAGGTGCTGGACCGCGCCGTGTACGACGAGGTCATCGACGTGTCGGACGTGGACGCGTACGTGGCCGCGAAGGACCTGGCGCGCAAGGAGGGGCTGCTCGTCGGTATCTCCAGTGGCGCGGCGCTGCACGCGGCCCGTCAGGTGGCGCGCCGTCTGGGGCCCGGCAAGACGGTGCTCACGGTGCTGCCGGACACGGGGGAGCGTTACTGGAGCTTGTTCGCGGCCTTCGCCGAGGAGTTGGCGAAGACACCGCAGGGAGTCGGTGGATGA
- a CDS encoding MetQ/NlpA family ABC transporter substrate-binding protein: MKPPASFLLIPLAFAAVSVALLVGTGCKKSEAPATGEAPGIPTLKVGVNPVPHGEILRAAVPVALRDGVRVEVVEFTDYVQPNIALADRQLDANYFQHVPYLERFAEDRKLSLRSAGSVHLEPLALYSTKFRQLAELPEGAQVTIPADPSNASRALHLLADQGLLRLREGAGAGATLQDVVGNPRKLELREIDAEQQPRTLQDVAAAVINGNYFLEAQKHLNLDAKVLARESSTRNPYANVLVVRKGDEGRPEVRTLLKALQSQEVRRFIETNYGGAVVPAF, from the coding sequence ATGAAGCCACCCGCGTCATTCCTGCTCATCCCCCTGGCCTTCGCGGCCGTCTCCGTCGCCTTGCTGGTGGGGACGGGCTGCAAGAAGTCGGAGGCACCCGCCACCGGCGAGGCCCCTGGCATTCCCACCTTGAAGGTCGGCGTCAACCCGGTGCCACACGGGGAGATTCTCCGCGCGGCGGTGCCCGTGGCCCTGCGCGACGGCGTGCGCGTGGAGGTGGTGGAGTTCACCGACTACGTGCAGCCCAACATCGCGCTGGCGGACCGGCAGCTCGACGCCAACTACTTCCAGCACGTGCCCTACCTGGAGCGCTTCGCCGAGGACCGGAAGCTGTCCTTGCGCAGCGCGGGCTCGGTGCACCTGGAGCCGCTGGCGCTGTACTCGACGAAGTTCCGTCAGCTGGCGGAGCTGCCCGAGGGCGCGCAGGTGACGATTCCCGCCGACCCGAGCAACGCGTCCCGCGCGCTGCACCTGCTGGCGGACCAGGGGCTGTTGCGGCTGCGCGAGGGCGCGGGCGCTGGCGCCACGCTGCAGGATGTGGTGGGCAATCCTCGCAAGCTGGAGCTGAGGGAAATCGACGCGGAGCAGCAGCCGCGCACCCTGCAGGACGTGGCCGCCGCCGTCATCAATGGCAACTACTTCCTGGAGGCGCAGAAGCACCTGAACCTGGACGCGAAGGTGCTGGCCCGTGAGTCCTCCACGCGCAACCCATACGCCAACGTGCTCGTCGTGAGGAAGGGTGACGAGGGCCGCCCCGAGGTCCGCACGCTGCTCAAGGCCTTGCAGTCCCAGGAGGTGCGGCGGTTCATCGAGACGAACTACGGCGGCGCGGTGGTTCCCGCGTTCTGA
- the thrA gene encoding bifunctional aspartate kinase/homoserine dehydrogenase I, translating into MSSNSYRVMKFGGSSVGSPRRLRQVIELIGQHARTGPLAVVVSAMGDTTDWLLEAADLATRGELEGALTVAGRIAHLAKTNAAALHPAQSATLAARVDQLLAPLQRLLHGISLTRECSPASKDKVLSFGELVSATLLAELLEASGTQARFRDARHLLVTDDAFGTARVDVPRTRERLQSSSAEWGTTVPIIPGFIASTADGRTTTLGRNGSDYTAALVAQGLGATEVTVWTDVLGLHTADPDLVSDAYPVPHLTHGEGLELAAVGVRMLHPRTMIPLIESGISLRIRNTMHPEHPGTLIDAVGSSDVQRPTCIATREDLALLGIEVRKLSDQFQLGERVLAALRSARVTVWMTAQSANGQSIAVVIPRPDTERAKAALETELAQELARREVEPFGVRQPVTLLTLVAEAMGHGVNVAGRFFSALGAVGVGVRASAQGASSRSISCVVDAADTAIAVRTTHAAFNLAHQQVSLFLLGKGTVGGQLLAQLRSQESLLRERHGIALRVVGIADSRRSLFDSAGLPLEGLEAQLASVVRGESGTRALPPLLDELRRLPVPILVDCTASGDVASLYTEAFRRGIHVVAANKKPLALPWTEREALLAEARRHHVAYHYETTVASSLPVIDTLANLVRTGDTVRLITASLSGTLGFICNELMAGVPLSTAVRTAKERGFTEPDPREDLSGADVARKALILARELGLPLSLSDVALEPFVPEPADAGDTAESYLRSLRALDADYTRKVEHARQGGTVLRYLARIDPTRLGTDTPVIRVGLAPVEAGQPAADLRGSESFVSFTTTRHSEFPLTVRGAGAGGAVTASGVLADILRVSQTLRGR; encoded by the coding sequence ATGAGCAGCAATTCCTATCGGGTGATGAAGTTCGGCGGCTCCTCCGTGGGCTCCCCGCGCCGACTGCGTCAGGTCATCGAGTTGATTGGACAACACGCTCGCACGGGCCCGCTCGCCGTCGTCGTGTCCGCCATGGGCGACACCACCGACTGGCTGCTCGAGGCCGCGGACCTCGCCACCCGCGGCGAGCTGGAGGGCGCGCTCACCGTGGCGGGCCGCATCGCCCACCTCGCCAAGACGAACGCCGCCGCGCTCCACCCCGCGCAGTCCGCCACGCTCGCCGCCCGCGTCGACCAGCTGCTCGCGCCACTGCAACGACTCCTCCATGGAATCTCGCTCACCCGCGAGTGCTCACCCGCGTCCAAGGACAAGGTGCTCTCCTTCGGTGAGCTGGTCTCCGCCACGCTCCTCGCCGAGCTGCTCGAGGCCTCCGGTACCCAGGCCCGCTTCCGCGACGCGCGTCACCTGCTCGTCACGGACGACGCCTTCGGCACCGCGCGCGTGGACGTGCCCCGGACGCGCGAGCGGCTCCAGTCGAGCAGCGCCGAGTGGGGCACCACCGTCCCCATCATCCCGGGCTTCATCGCGTCGACGGCTGACGGCCGCACCACCACGCTCGGCCGCAACGGCTCCGACTACACCGCCGCCCTCGTCGCGCAGGGCCTCGGCGCCACGGAGGTCACCGTGTGGACCGACGTGCTCGGATTGCACACCGCGGACCCGGACCTGGTGAGCGACGCGTACCCCGTCCCGCACCTCACCCATGGCGAGGGCCTGGAGCTGGCCGCCGTCGGCGTGCGCATGCTCCACCCGCGCACGATGATTCCCCTCATCGAGTCCGGCATCTCCCTGCGCATCCGCAACACCATGCACCCGGAGCACCCGGGCACGCTCATCGACGCCGTCGGCTCGAGCGACGTCCAGCGCCCCACCTGCATCGCCACCCGCGAGGACCTGGCCCTGCTCGGCATCGAGGTGCGCAAGCTGTCCGACCAGTTCCAGCTGGGCGAGCGGGTCCTCGCGGCGCTGCGCTCGGCCCGCGTCACCGTGTGGATGACGGCCCAGTCCGCCAACGGCCAGTCCATCGCCGTGGTCATCCCGCGCCCCGACACCGAGCGCGCCAAGGCCGCGCTGGAGACGGAGCTCGCGCAGGAGCTCGCCCGCCGCGAGGTCGAGCCCTTCGGCGTGCGTCAGCCAGTGACGCTCCTCACGCTGGTCGCCGAGGCGATGGGCCACGGCGTCAACGTCGCCGGCCGCTTCTTCAGCGCGCTGGGCGCGGTGGGCGTCGGCGTGCGCGCCAGCGCCCAGGGCGCCAGCTCCCGCTCCATCTCCTGCGTGGTGGACGCGGCCGACACCGCCATCGCCGTGCGCACCACGCACGCGGCCTTCAACCTGGCGCACCAACAGGTCAGCCTCTTCCTGCTCGGCAAGGGCACCGTGGGTGGACAGCTGCTCGCGCAGCTGCGCAGTCAGGAGTCGCTGCTGCGCGAGCGCCACGGCATCGCCCTGCGTGTGGTGGGCATCGCCGACAGCCGGCGCAGCCTGTTCGACTCCGCGGGACTTCCGCTGGAGGGGCTCGAGGCGCAGCTCGCGAGCGTCGTCCGGGGTGAGTCCGGCACCCGCGCCCTGCCACCCTTGCTCGACGAACTGCGCCGGCTGCCCGTGCCCATCCTCGTCGACTGCACGGCGAGTGGAGACGTCGCCTCGCTCTACACGGAGGCGTTCCGCCGAGGCATCCACGTGGTCGCCGCGAACAAGAAGCCGCTCGCCCTGCCGTGGACCGAGCGCGAGGCGCTGCTCGCCGAGGCCCGCCGTCACCACGTGGCCTACCACTACGAGACGACGGTGGCCTCCAGCCTCCCCGTCATCGACACGCTCGCCAACCTGGTGCGCACCGGTGACACCGTGCGCCTCATCACCGCGTCCCTCTCCGGCACGCTGGGCTTCATCTGCAACGAGCTGATGGCGGGCGTGCCGCTGTCCACCGCCGTGCGCACGGCCAAGGAGCGCGGCTTCACCGAGCCCGACCCGCGCGAGGACCTGTCCGGCGCCGACGTCGCGCGCAAGGCGCTCATCCTCGCCCGCGAGCTGGGCCTGCCCCTGTCCCTCTCCGACGTCGCGCTAGAGCCCTTCGTCCCCGAGCCCGCCGACGCGGGCGACACCGCCGAGTCCTACCTGCGAAGCCTCCGCGCGCTCGACGCCGACTACACCCGCAAGGTGGAGCACGCCCGCCAGGGCGGCACGGTGCTGCGCTACCTGGCCCGCATCGACCCGACGCGCCTGGGCACCGACACCCCCGTCATCCGCGTGGGGCTCGCGCCCGTGGAGGCGGGACAGCCCGCGGCGGACCTGCGCGGCTCCGAGTCCTTCGTGTCCTTCACCACCACGCGGCACAGCGAGTTCCCCCTCACCGTGCGCGGCGCGGGCGCGGGGGGCGCCGTGACGGCCTCCGGGGTCCTGGCGGACATCCTCCGCGTCTCCCAGACACTTCGCGGTCGATGA
- a CDS encoding type II toxin-antitoxin system HicB family antitoxin, with amino-acid sequence MLNEYQYVVEWEPADRVFVARVTEFPSLAAHGDSHEEALRELRGVVEEVVADLTESGEPVPEPLCLRQYSGKLNLRMPVDLHRRLAVEAERKGVSLNQFINMKLVQ; translated from the coding sequence ATGCTTAATGAGTATCAGTACGTAGTGGAGTGGGAGCCTGCAGACCGAGTGTTCGTCGCGAGGGTCACTGAGTTTCCTTCGCTTGCCGCACACGGTGACTCACATGAAGAAGCACTGCGTGAACTTCGCGGCGTAGTGGAAGAGGTTGTTGCGGATTTGACGGAAAGCGGTGAGCCCGTGCCAGAGCCTCTCTGTTTACGTCAGTACAGCGGAAAGCTTAACTTGCGGATGCCTGTAGATCTGCACAGGCGATTAGCCGTTGAAGCTGAGCGCAAGGGAGTGTCGCTGAATCAGTTTATCAACATGAAGCTGGTTCAATAG
- a CDS encoding imm11 family protein produces the protein MERNFYWVGLADVPRWLVETPTRASGEAFEEPWLFTDGRVLEDPGPIKSQVSHPGTKRAFALGGVERTPIVSAALADVFRALASGDVQLFPVTVEGESERYFVVNATKVVDAIDEARCREVHHDDGDAPGYEGEYGWIYGLRIDPTKTEGAHVFRLKRFKVAFVVSEDLKNALERVGNLGVSFERVTGPHEPR, from the coding sequence GTGGAGCGGAACTTTTATTGGGTGGGGTTGGCGGACGTGCCTCGATGGCTCGTGGAGACGCCTACGCGGGCATCCGGCGAGGCGTTCGAAGAGCCTTGGCTGTTCACGGATGGGCGCGTGCTTGAGGACCCTGGCCCCATCAAATCCCAGGTTTCACACCCAGGGACGAAGCGCGCTTTTGCGTTGGGAGGGGTTGAGCGCACGCCGATTGTCAGCGCGGCGCTCGCGGACGTCTTCAGGGCATTGGCCTCCGGCGACGTCCAACTGTTTCCGGTGACGGTGGAAGGAGAGTCGGAACGATACTTCGTCGTCAACGCGACCAAGGTGGTCGACGCCATCGACGAGGCGCGGTGCCGGGAAGTGCATCACGATGATGGAGATGCACCTGGGTATGAAGGGGAGTACGGCTGGATCTACGGGCTGCGAATCGACCCCACGAAGACGGAGGGCGCCCATGTGTTCCGGCTGAAGAGGTTCAAGGTCGCGTTCGTTGTTTCGGAGGATCTCAAGAATGCGCTCGAACGCGTGGGGAACCTCGGGGTGTCGTTCGAGCGCGTGACTGGGCCGCACGAGCCTCGATGA
- a CDS encoding trans-sulfuration enzyme family protein has translation MTSSPTWPRRSTGSPAPKTFATRLLHTGHEVDPVTGAAAVPIYQVSMFDQPGLETPGEFDYARSGNPTRKALEGVLAALDEGAGAFAFGSGMAALSTVLMLFSAGDHLVVTDDCYGGTYRVLTRVFSRFGLKATFVDTSDPEAVRAAFRPETKGLLVETVSNPFLKRTDVKAMSALARTYGALLIVDNTFLSPYLSRPLTEGADIVVHSATKFLGGHSDVIAGTVAVRTPELAKEVYFLQNAVGAVLGPQDCFLLQRGIKTLQVRMERQVRTAAALARWLAGRHEIEEVHYPGIGAVVSFRLASDSMTSAFVEALRLPLLGVSLGAVESILTVPARHSHASVPAAERERRGITDALIRFSVGLEDVEDLQADLANALGRAFREAA, from the coding sequence ATGACATCATCTCCGACCTGGCCCAGGCGCTCGACGGGCTCTCCCGCTCCGAAGACGTTCGCCACCCGGCTCCTGCACACCGGCCATGAGGTGGACCCGGTGACGGGCGCCGCGGCGGTGCCCATCTACCAGGTGTCCATGTTCGACCAGCCGGGCCTGGAGACGCCCGGCGAGTTCGACTACGCGCGCTCCGGCAACCCGACGCGCAAGGCGCTGGAGGGCGTGCTCGCCGCGCTCGACGAGGGCGCGGGGGCGTTCGCCTTCGGCTCCGGCATGGCCGCGCTGTCCACCGTGCTGATGCTCTTCAGCGCGGGCGACCACCTGGTCGTCACCGATGACTGTTACGGCGGCACCTATCGGGTGCTCACGCGGGTGTTCAGCCGCTTCGGACTGAAGGCCACCTTCGTGGACACGAGCGACCCGGAGGCCGTGCGCGCCGCGTTCCGCCCGGAGACGAAGGGCCTGCTGGTGGAGACGGTGAGCAACCCGTTCCTCAAGCGCACCGACGTCAAGGCCATGTCCGCGCTCGCGCGCACGTACGGCGCGCTGCTCATCGTGGACAACACGTTCCTGTCGCCCTACCTCTCGCGGCCGCTCACCGAGGGCGCGGACATCGTCGTGCACTCGGCCACCAAGTTCCTGGGCGGACACAGCGACGTCATCGCGGGCACGGTGGCGGTGCGCACGCCGGAGCTGGCGAAGGAGGTCTACTTCCTCCAGAACGCAGTGGGCGCGGTGCTCGGTCCCCAGGACTGCTTCCTGCTCCAGCGCGGCATCAAGACGCTCCAGGTCCGCATGGAGCGTCAGGTGCGGACGGCCGCGGCGTTGGCTCGCTGGCTCGCTGGCCGACATGAAATCGAGGAGGTCCACTACCCGGGCATCGGCGCGGTGGTGTCCTTCCGGCTGGCGAGCGACTCGATGACGTCGGCCTTCGTGGAGGCGCTCCGGCTGCCGCTGCTCGGCGTGTCGCTGGGCGCGGTGGAGAGCATCCTCACGGTGCCGGCGAGGCACTCGCACGCCTCCGTGCCCGCCGCCGAGCGCGAGCGTCGGGGAATCACCGACGCGCTCATCCGATTCTCCGTGGGCCTGGAAGACGTGGAAGACCTCCAGGCGGACCTGGCGAACGCGCTGGGCCGGGCCTTCCGCGAGGCCGCTTAG
- a CDS encoding methionine ABC transporter permease, with translation MPGEQLVQALWVATLETLYMTSVATVLVVVLGLPLGVLLVLTDRGGLWERPALNRVLGTLVNVGRSVPFIILMVAIVPLTRLLVGTTIGTTAAIVPLVVAAIPFMGRVVEQGLREVDGGLVEAAIAMGSTHRRVIFRVLLPEALPSLVRGIALVVISLLGYSAMAGAVGGGGLGDLAVKYGYMRFRTDVMLGCLAVLLALVQLVQWLGDGLASRFDHTTQRPSRAHE, from the coding sequence ATGCCTGGTGAGCAGTTGGTACAGGCGTTGTGGGTGGCGACCCTCGAGACGCTCTACATGACGTCGGTGGCCACGGTGCTGGTGGTGGTGCTGGGGCTGCCGTTGGGTGTGCTGCTGGTGCTCACGGACCGGGGCGGACTGTGGGAGCGGCCGGCGCTGAACCGCGTGCTGGGCACGCTGGTCAACGTGGGGCGCTCGGTGCCGTTCATCATCTTGATGGTGGCCATCGTCCCGCTGACACGGCTCCTGGTGGGGACGACCATCGGCACCACGGCGGCCATCGTCCCGTTGGTGGTCGCGGCGATTCCCTTCATGGGTCGGGTGGTGGAGCAGGGCCTGCGCGAGGTGGACGGAGGGCTGGTCGAGGCCGCCATCGCGATGGGCTCGACGCATCGGCGGGTCATCTTCCGGGTGCTGTTGCCGGAGGCCCTGCCGTCTCTCGTGCGCGGCATCGCGCTCGTGGTTATCAGCCTGCTCGGCTACAGCGCCATGGCGGGCGCCGTGGGCGGAGGTGGGCTGGGAGACCTGGCGGTGAAGTACGGCTACATGCGCTTCCGCACCGACGTCATGTTGGGCTGCCTCGCCGTGTTGCTGGCGCTGGTGCAGCTCGTCCAGTGGCTGGGTGACGGACTGGCGTCCCGCTTCGACCACACCACGCAGCGCCCCAGCCGCGCACACGAGTGA